One Nocardia iowensis DNA window includes the following coding sequences:
- a CDS encoding epoxide hydrolase family protein, translating to MSDEIHEFRIDIPQQQLDDLRTRLDNARWPAPLPGDGWDTGVPTTWLRGLVDYWRTEYDWRAAEARLNSYAQYTTEIDGQTIHFLHVRSPEADALPLLMTHGWPGSIVEFLDVIGPLTDPRAHGGDPKDAFHLVIPSLPGFGFSSPVIEAGWTIERIGAAWAELMHRLGYRRYGVQGGDIGAAVSPQVGRVAPEHVAGVHINGGPIPSLPLSDEEMASLTELERDRIRRIEAFMREEFGYIAIQSTRPQTLAYGLVDSPVGQLAWIMDKFREWTHPRNVDPDKIIDRDRLLTNVMLYWLNGTAGSSAYVGYAQDAPWGARQVNSGVPTAALVFAHDVGIRKYAETENTITRWTDVDRGGHFAAMEEPELLTTDIREFFRDLR from the coding sequence ATGAGCGACGAGATCCACGAATTCCGCATCGACATTCCGCAGCAGCAACTCGATGACCTGCGCACTCGACTCGACAACGCCCGCTGGCCCGCGCCGCTGCCCGGCGACGGCTGGGACACCGGCGTGCCGACCACCTGGCTGCGCGGTCTGGTCGACTACTGGCGCACCGAGTACGACTGGCGCGCCGCTGAGGCACGGCTCAACTCCTACGCCCAGTACACGACCGAGATCGACGGGCAGACCATCCACTTCCTGCACGTCCGCTCGCCCGAGGCGGATGCGCTGCCGCTGCTGATGACACACGGCTGGCCGGGCTCGATCGTCGAGTTCCTGGACGTGATCGGACCGCTGACCGACCCCCGCGCGCACGGCGGTGATCCGAAAGATGCTTTCCACCTGGTGATTCCGTCGCTGCCCGGGTTCGGTTTCTCGAGCCCCGTGATCGAGGCGGGCTGGACGATCGAGCGGATCGGTGCGGCTTGGGCCGAACTCATGCACCGACTGGGTTACCGGCGCTACGGCGTGCAGGGCGGCGATATCGGCGCCGCGGTGAGTCCGCAGGTCGGCAGGGTCGCGCCGGAACACGTTGCGGGAGTGCATATCAACGGCGGGCCCATTCCGTCGCTGCCGCTGTCCGACGAGGAGATGGCGAGTCTGACCGAGCTGGAGCGGGACCGGATCCGCCGGATCGAGGCGTTCATGCGGGAGGAGTTCGGCTACATCGCGATTCAGTCCACCCGTCCGCAAACGCTGGCCTACGGTCTGGTGGATTCGCCGGTCGGGCAGCTCGCCTGGATCATGGACAAGTTCCGGGAGTGGACACACCCGCGAAACGTGGACCCGGACAAGATCATTGATCGCGATCGGCTGCTCACCAACGTGATGCTGTACTGGCTCAACGGCACCGCCGGTTCGTCGGCCTACGTCGGCTACGCCCAGGACGCGCCGTGGGGAGCGCGGCAGGTGAACTCGGGCGTGCCCACCGCGGCGCTGGTCTTCGCGCACGATGTCGGCATCCGCAAGTACGCCGAAACCGAGAACACCATCACCCGCTGGACCGACGTCGACCGCGGTGGTCACTTCGCGGCCATGGAGGAACCCGAACTGCTCACCACCGATATCCGCGAGTTCTTCCGCGATCTGCGCTGA
- a CDS encoding helix-turn-helix transcriptional regulator, producing the protein MLETSARLLRLLSLLQTPRDWTGTDLAERLEVDVRTVRRDIDKLRNLGYPVDATPGVAGYRLGAGAKLPPLLLDDDEAVAVAIGLRTAAGGTITGIEDSSLRALTKLEQVLPSRLRHRVSLLQSVTVTVRDGGPTVDPDTLTAIAGAIRDSHRLRFDYRSHDGTASLRATEPHRLAHAGRRWYLIGWDVDRADWRTYRVDRLHPRIPTGPRFTPREPPETDLSGYLSRGVSDSPYRYSARITLAVPAETAADRIAPTVGVIEAVDTETCVLRTGSNSLDELAVYVATFGFPFRVHEPPELIAHIRELTARLAESVN; encoded by the coding sequence ATGTTGGAAACTTCCGCGAGACTGCTCCGGCTGCTGTCGCTGCTCCAGACTCCTCGCGACTGGACCGGTACCGACCTGGCCGAACGCCTCGAGGTCGACGTGCGCACCGTGCGGCGCGACATCGATAAGCTGCGCAACCTCGGCTACCCGGTGGATGCCACTCCCGGCGTCGCGGGCTATCGGCTCGGCGCGGGCGCGAAGCTGCCTCCGCTGCTGCTGGACGACGACGAGGCGGTGGCGGTGGCGATCGGTCTGCGCACCGCCGCGGGCGGCACCATCACCGGCATCGAGGACAGCTCGTTGCGGGCTCTCACCAAACTCGAACAGGTGCTGCCGTCCCGGCTGCGCCACCGCGTCAGCCTGCTGCAGTCGGTCACCGTCACGGTGCGCGACGGTGGGCCGACCGTCGACCCGGACACGCTCACCGCGATAGCGGGTGCTATCCGGGATAGTCACCGCCTCCGCTTCGACTACCGAAGCCACGACGGGACAGCGTCTTTGCGCGCTACCGAACCCCATCGCCTCGCGCACGCGGGCCGCCGCTGGTACCTCATCGGCTGGGACGTCGACCGCGCCGATTGGCGCACCTACCGAGTCGACCGCCTACACCCCCGCATCCCCACCGGCCCTCGCTTCACCCCGCGCGAGCCGCCCGAAACCGACCTGTCCGGCTATCTCTCCCGGGGAGTATCGGATTCGCCGTACCGCTACTCCGCCCGCATCACCCTCGCCGTCCCCGCCGAGACCGCAGCGGACCGCATCGCCCCCACCGTCGGCGTCATCGAAGCCGTCGACACCGAAACCTGCGTCCTCCGCACCGGTTCGAACTCCCTCGACGAATTAGCCGTCTACGTGGCCACTTTCGGCTTCCCGTTCCGCGTCCACGAGCCACCCGAACTCATCGCCCACATCCGCGAACTCACCGCCCGCCTCGCCGAATCGGTCAACTAG
- a CDS encoding NAD(P)-dependent alcohol dehydrogenase: MAEVHSPQSAVDVSTMTAIVAPQYGPSSVLRTETVDRPTPRADEILVRVRAAAVSQGDLHLLTGTPYLLRLGFGLRRPKDRIIGHDLAGDVLAVGSEVTGFRPGDTVFGAVDSGAFAEYVCVPEQRLALVPAGLGIEEAAAVPDSGMTALQGLRDVGQLRAGQSVLINGASGGVGTFAILIGKALGAEVTAVCSTRHVAAVRSLGADHVIDYTTEDFAMSGRHYDVLLDLVGNRSLRDCRKVLTPKGVFVSSAGAPGGNWAGPVIWMAKVLLTNLFTSQRIALLLMRPRRADLEFLAGLAADGKLRPLIEKRYPLARAAAAVQHLADGHAEGKTVIVV; this comes from the coding sequence ATGGCCGAGGTCCACAGCCCGCAATCCGCAGTCGATGTCAGCACGATGACGGCGATCGTCGCGCCGCAGTACGGTCCCAGCTCGGTACTTCGGACGGAGACAGTGGACCGGCCGACACCGCGCGCGGACGAAATCCTGGTCCGCGTCCGTGCCGCGGCGGTGAGTCAGGGCGACCTGCACTTGCTCACCGGAACTCCCTACCTGTTGCGACTCGGATTCGGCCTACGGCGACCCAAGGATCGGATCATCGGGCACGATCTGGCCGGGGACGTGCTGGCGGTCGGGTCCGAGGTCACCGGATTCCGGCCCGGCGACACGGTATTCGGTGCGGTGGACTCGGGCGCCTTCGCCGAATACGTCTGCGTGCCGGAGCAGCGGCTGGCGCTGGTCCCTGCCGGGCTGGGCATCGAAGAGGCCGCGGCCGTGCCTGATTCGGGAATGACCGCACTGCAGGGCTTGCGTGATGTCGGGCAGCTGCGGGCCGGACAGTCCGTGCTGATCAACGGCGCCTCGGGTGGTGTGGGTACCTTCGCGATCCTGATCGGCAAGGCACTCGGTGCCGAAGTCACCGCCGTCTGCAGCACTCGCCATGTGGCAGCGGTCCGATCCCTCGGCGCCGACCACGTAATCGACTACACCACAGAGGATTTCGCGATGAGCGGCCGCCACTACGACGTGCTTCTCGACCTGGTCGGCAATCGGTCACTGCGCGACTGCCGAAAAGTACTGACCCCGAAGGGCGTATTCGTCTCTTCGGCAGGCGCACCCGGCGGAAACTGGGCAGGCCCGGTCATCTGGATGGCAAAGGTCTTGCTGACCAACCTTTTCACCAGCCAACGGATAGCGCTGCTGCTCATGCGCCCGCGCCGCGCCGACCTCGAGTTCCTTGCCGGGCTGGCCGCGGACGGCAAACTCCGCCCGCTGATCGAAAAGCGCTATCCCTTGGCGCGGGCCGCAGCGGCCGTGCAGCACCTCGCCGACGGGCATGCCGAAGGTAAAACAGTGATCGTGGTCTGA
- a CDS encoding TetR/AcrR family transcriptional regulator C-terminal domain-containing protein produces MPKTTATSQRAPLNRERVLHTAVRLADEHGLTALSMRKLAQTLGVEAMSLYNHVTNKDDLLDGIADLVVAEMGVPEVGGDWKTAMRARATAAHEVLLRHPWATGLIGSRLNVGPAMLRYVDATVGCLRAAGFSYQLADRAWNAMDSHIYGFTLQESNFPLRPDEYASAAQHFLPRIPAEQYPYMNALAQLVIDGKHAGVADFDFGLDLILDGLERLLTESRD; encoded by the coding sequence ATGCCCAAGACAACCGCCACCAGCCAGCGCGCTCCACTCAACCGAGAAAGGGTGTTGCACACCGCCGTTCGCCTGGCCGACGAGCATGGCCTCACGGCGCTGTCCATGCGGAAGCTGGCACAGACACTCGGCGTCGAGGCGATGTCGCTGTACAACCATGTCACCAACAAGGACGACCTACTCGACGGCATCGCCGATCTGGTGGTCGCGGAGATGGGCGTGCCCGAGGTCGGCGGGGACTGGAAGACGGCCATGCGCGCGCGGGCGACCGCCGCCCACGAGGTGTTGCTGCGTCACCCATGGGCCACTGGGCTGATCGGCTCGCGACTGAACGTGGGCCCGGCCATGCTGCGCTACGTCGACGCCACCGTCGGCTGCCTGCGGGCCGCGGGCTTCTCCTATCAGCTGGCCGACCGTGCATGGAACGCGATGGACAGCCATATCTACGGATTCACCTTGCAGGAGTCCAACTTCCCGCTACGTCCGGACGAATACGCTTCCGCCGCACAGCACTTCCTGCCCCGCATACCCGCCGAACAGTATCCGTACATGAACGCGTTGGCACAGCTGGTGATCGACGGAAAGCACGCTGGTGTCGCCGATTTCGACTTCGGACTGGACCTGATTCTCGACGGGCTCGAGCGCCTGCTGACCGAGTCCCGCGACTAG
- a CDS encoding MarR family winged helix-turn-helix transcriptional regulator, with the protein MDVDLFDDPRLTTMGLLFEAYAGVVSKLEPVWNAHGLSALDLNALMRLSRSPNRRLRMTDLATQTSLSTSGVTRLVDRLARSGLVERELDPGDRRSAYAVLTASGADRLAQVLPDYLVAVDRWFTGLLPPAQLDEFIAALRIVRDATNPDATVGAD; encoded by the coding sequence ATGGATGTGGACCTGTTCGACGACCCCAGGCTGACCACGATGGGTCTGCTCTTCGAGGCGTACGCAGGGGTGGTCAGCAAGTTGGAGCCGGTATGGAACGCGCATGGCCTGTCCGCGCTGGACTTGAACGCCCTTATGCGCCTGAGCCGTTCGCCGAATCGGCGGCTGCGCATGACGGATCTGGCGACGCAGACCTCGCTGTCCACCAGTGGCGTCACCCGGCTGGTCGATCGGCTCGCGCGGTCGGGGCTGGTGGAACGCGAACTCGACCCCGGCGACCGGCGCAGTGCGTACGCGGTATTGACCGCGTCCGGCGCGGACCGGCTCGCGCAGGTGCTGCCGGACTATTTGGTCGCGGTCGACCGCTGGTTCACCGGACTGCTGCCGCCCGCGCAGCTCGACGAATTCATCGCGGCGCTGCGGATTGTGCGTGACGCGACCAATCCCGACGCGACCGTCGGCGCCGACTGA
- a CDS encoding GDSL-type esterase/lipase family protein → MPDTTRWVAGFRSAVISPYEQVKLAESRAFADETVRQVLHLAGGGEQLRILLTNRYGRVPLVIGAARVALRKTGSDIITDTDTGLSFDGAAQVTIPVGGEVISDPIELAVTAGADLMLSLYLPEQTGLATFSHQPNEIAYVAAGNVVSETSLAIADEVPARFYVTGVDVLAPADTPIAVALGDSWFEGVGSTMSTNRRSVDVLNSRLDRGWAVNQGIGGNRLLTNEIGVPGVERFSRDVGTVPGATTVLINFGINDLILGGMSGEPPATADELIAGFTEIARRAHDAGLTIHAATIGPYAACIYEGMPIEETLPTRRQVNEWLRTTDVFDSVFDVARAVEDPERPDFIRPAYDCGDGMHLNDAGARAMAESIDVTALFG, encoded by the coding sequence ATGCCTGACACCACCCGCTGGGTCGCCGGTTTCCGTTCCGCGGTCATCAGTCCGTACGAGCAGGTCAAGCTGGCGGAATCACGGGCCTTCGCCGACGAAACCGTGCGCCAGGTGCTGCACCTGGCCGGTGGCGGCGAACAGCTCCGGATCCTGCTGACCAACCGCTACGGACGGGTCCCGCTCGTCATCGGTGCCGCGCGGGTCGCGCTGCGGAAGACCGGCAGCGACATCATCACCGACACCGACACCGGGCTCAGCTTCGACGGCGCGGCACAGGTCACCATTCCGGTCGGCGGCGAGGTGATCAGCGATCCGATCGAGCTTGCCGTCACGGCGGGCGCCGACTTGATGCTGAGCCTCTACCTACCCGAGCAGACCGGGCTCGCGACCTTCTCCCACCAGCCCAACGAAATAGCCTATGTGGCGGCAGGCAACGTGGTCTCGGAGACGAGCCTCGCTATCGCCGATGAGGTTCCCGCGCGCTTCTACGTCACCGGCGTCGATGTACTCGCCCCCGCGGACACCCCGATCGCCGTGGCACTGGGTGACTCGTGGTTCGAAGGCGTCGGCTCGACCATGAGCACGAACCGCCGCTCGGTGGACGTCCTCAACAGTCGGCTCGACCGCGGCTGGGCGGTCAACCAGGGTATCGGCGGAAATCGCTTGCTGACCAACGAAATCGGCGTGCCGGGCGTGGAGCGATTCAGCCGAGATGTCGGCACCGTCCCCGGCGCCACCACGGTGCTGATCAACTTCGGCATCAACGACCTCATCCTCGGCGGCATGTCGGGCGAACCACCCGCCACCGCCGACGAGCTGATCGCCGGGTTCACCGAAATCGCCCGCCGCGCCCATGACGCGGGACTGACCATCCACGCCGCAACCATCGGCCCTTACGCTGCCTGCATCTACGAAGGTATGCCGATCGAGGAAACCCTGCCGACGCGCCGCCAGGTGAACGAATGGCTACGCACCACCGACGTTTTCGACTCGGTGTTCGATGTCGCCCGCGCGGTCGAGGATCCGGAGCGGCCCGACTTCATCCGCCCCGCCTACGACTGCGGCGACGGCATGCATCTCAACGACGCGGGCGCCCGCGCCATGGCCGAATCCATCGACGTCACGGCATTGTTCGGCTGA
- a CDS encoding TetR/AcrR family transcriptional regulator, with product MSEPGLRERKKQRTRAAIAEAAYRLFEERGYDETTVTEIAAAADVSPATFFNHYPTKEAVLFADGGQILDVALAVITDRAHDASVGEVLGAAMRAMIADMAGGPRDLTGELEAARLRLLMSVPSLRAATLQRLFEVEDRLAKALCAAFPGELDEVRAAVLVGGLCGALFAAGRTAMREGRPAAAAVEEAIEYATRAADGSGR from the coding sequence ATGAGTGAACCCGGCCTGCGCGAACGCAAGAAGCAGCGCACCAGAGCGGCCATCGCCGAGGCGGCCTATAGGTTGTTCGAGGAGCGGGGCTACGACGAGACAACGGTCACCGAAATCGCTGCCGCGGCGGATGTTTCGCCCGCCACGTTCTTCAATCACTACCCGACGAAGGAGGCTGTCCTCTTCGCCGACGGCGGCCAGATCCTCGACGTAGCGCTTGCCGTGATCACCGACCGCGCGCACGACGCCAGTGTCGGGGAGGTGCTCGGTGCGGCGATGCGGGCGATGATCGCGGATATGGCGGGTGGTCCACGCGACCTGACGGGTGAACTCGAGGCGGCCAGGCTCCGGTTGCTGATGTCGGTTCCCTCGCTGCGCGCCGCCACGTTGCAGCGGTTGTTCGAGGTCGAGGATCGGCTGGCCAAGGCGTTGTGTGCGGCGTTTCCCGGTGAGCTGGACGAGGTGCGGGCCGCGGTGCTGGTCGGTGGGCTCTGCGGTGCGCTGTTCGCCGCCGGGCGCACCGCGATGCGGGAGGGGCGCCCGGCGGCGGCCGCGGTCGAGGAGGCCATCGAGTACGCGACCCGCGCCGCCGACGGCAGCGGCCGCTGA
- the asnB gene encoding asparagine synthase (glutamine-hydrolyzing): MCGITGWVSFQRDFSTASSNTIDAMTATMACRGPDDSGRWIAPHAAIGHRRLAVIDLVGGTQPMTVETPEGVVAMVYSGEAYNFRELRAELRARGHRCTTESDTEVVLRAYLEWGSAFAERLNGMYAFAIWDSRTDQLVLVRDRLGIKPLYYYPTEDGVLFGSEPKAILANPLADKTIGMDGLRELFVTIARPDLAIWEGMHQVPPGALMTVGREGIRTTPYWSLRTLEHRDDRATTVRTIRELLEDIVARQLISDVPRCVLLSGGLDSSVLTALAARHLRNSGERLRSFSIEFHNQQQDFVPDEWRATLDAPYARAVAEHVGSDHRDIVLDDATLSDPAVRAAVVSARDVPAGFGDSEMSLYLLFKAIREQSTVALSGESSDELFGGYRWFAGAAEHGMHTFPWLSVLPPPFVQRTRLLDPDLTAALDLDTYLADSFADATAEVTRLAGESDLEFRMRQVSHLHLTRFVRTMLDRKDRMSMAVGLEVRVPYCDHRLVEYVYNAPWSLKSFDGREKSLLRAATADTLPRSVVERVKSHYPITKDVHYTEAIRRQASDILATQQHPVFRLYDHDAVTKAVDRPADEMIEPDRFDLEQFLDFAVWLDRYAPTFT, translated from the coding sequence ATGTGTGGAATTACCGGATGGGTCTCCTTCCAGCGAGACTTCTCGACAGCAAGCAGCAACACCATCGATGCGATGACGGCCACCATGGCTTGTCGCGGCCCCGACGACAGCGGCCGCTGGATCGCGCCGCACGCGGCCATCGGCCACCGGCGACTTGCCGTCATCGACCTGGTCGGCGGCACGCAACCGATGACCGTCGAAACGCCGGAAGGCGTTGTCGCCATGGTCTATTCGGGTGAGGCCTACAACTTCCGGGAGCTCCGGGCCGAACTACGCGCCCGTGGGCACCGGTGCACGACCGAATCCGACACCGAGGTGGTGCTCCGGGCCTACCTGGAATGGGGTTCGGCCTTCGCCGAGCGGCTGAACGGCATGTACGCCTTCGCCATCTGGGACTCGCGCACCGATCAGCTGGTGCTGGTCCGCGACCGCCTCGGCATCAAGCCCCTCTACTACTACCCCACCGAGGACGGCGTGCTCTTCGGCTCCGAGCCCAAGGCAATCCTCGCGAACCCGCTGGCGGACAAGACCATCGGCATGGACGGACTGCGCGAGTTGTTCGTGACCATCGCCCGGCCGGACCTGGCCATCTGGGAAGGCATGCATCAGGTGCCGCCGGGCGCCCTGATGACCGTCGGCCGCGAGGGCATTCGCACGACCCCCTACTGGTCGTTGCGAACCCTCGAACACCGCGACGATCGCGCCACGACCGTCCGCACCATCCGTGAACTACTCGAGGACATCGTTGCCCGGCAACTGATTTCCGACGTGCCACGCTGCGTACTGCTGTCCGGCGGGCTGGACTCCTCCGTGTTGACCGCCCTCGCCGCGCGACACCTACGCAATTCCGGCGAGCGGTTGCGCAGCTTCAGCATCGAATTCCACAACCAGCAGCAGGATTTCGTGCCAGACGAGTGGCGGGCGACGCTCGACGCACCCTACGCCAGAGCCGTCGCGGAGCATGTCGGCTCCGACCATCGCGACATCGTGCTCGACGACGCCACCCTGTCCGATCCGGCTGTCCGTGCCGCCGTGGTCTCGGCCCGCGACGTGCCCGCCGGCTTCGGCGATAGCGAGATGTCGCTCTACCTGCTGTTCAAAGCAATTCGCGAACAGTCGACGGTCGCGCTGTCCGGCGAATCCTCCGATGAGCTCTTCGGCGGCTACCGCTGGTTCGCCGGCGCCGCGGAGCACGGGATGCACACCTTCCCCTGGTTGTCGGTGCTGCCGCCGCCGTTCGTGCAGCGCACCAGGTTGCTCGATCCGGATCTGACCGCCGCACTCGACCTCGACACCTACCTCGCGGACAGCTTCGCGGACGCGACCGCCGAGGTCACCCGGCTGGCCGGGGAGAGCGACCTGGAGTTCCGGATGCGGCAGGTATCGCACTTGCACCTCACCCGATTCGTGCGCACCATGCTCGACCGCAAGGACCGGATGAGCATGGCGGTCGGACTCGAAGTCCGAGTGCCCTACTGCGATCACCGCTTGGTCGAGTATGTCTACAACGCCCCATGGTCGCTGAAATCCTTTGACGGACGGGAGAAGAGCCTGTTGCGCGCGGCCACCGCCGATACGCTGCCCCGATCCGTCGTCGAACGCGTCAAGAGCCACTACCCGATCACCAAGGACGTGCACTACACCGAGGCGATACGCAGGCAGGCGAGCGATATCCTTGCGACCCAACAGCATCCGGTCTTCCGACTGTACGACCACGACGCCGTGACCAAGGCGGTCGATCGGCCCGCCGACGAAATGATCGAACCCGATCGCTTCGACCTCGAACAGTTCCTCGATTTCGCGGTCTGGCTGGACCGCTACGCGCCGACCTTCACCTAG
- a CDS encoding TetR/AcrR family transcriptional regulator, with protein sequence MPRPRSLTKSDLGAAALAVIDRDGLSALTMRAVAKELRMATMALYRYVSDRAELEVLVVDEVLVGLDVSTPAEADVRDRLSLLLERMRAAISAHPATVPLVPRHRKSSTATLRWMEAMLSVLTEGGFAGPDRVIAQRTLVAFLLGFLQNEHYASITAPETAAIARLSPDTYPMLTQTAAQAREMSVDDEFRGGLGIVLRGLAIE encoded by the coding sequence ATGCCACGTCCTCGTTCGCTGACGAAATCCGATCTCGGTGCCGCCGCGCTCGCGGTGATCGACCGCGACGGGTTGTCCGCGCTGACCATGCGGGCCGTAGCGAAGGAACTGCGGATGGCCACGATGGCGCTGTACCGCTACGTCTCCGACCGGGCGGAATTGGAGGTCCTGGTCGTCGATGAGGTGCTGGTCGGGCTCGACGTGTCGACTCCAGCGGAGGCCGATGTTCGGGACCGGCTGAGCCTGCTGCTCGAACGGATGCGGGCCGCCATCTCCGCCCACCCGGCTACGGTCCCGCTGGTGCCTCGGCACCGGAAGTCCTCGACGGCCACCCTGCGCTGGATGGAAGCCATGTTGTCGGTACTCACCGAAGGCGGCTTCGCCGGGCCGGATCGGGTGATCGCCCAGCGCACGTTGGTCGCCTTCCTGCTCGGGTTCTTGCAGAACGAGCACTACGCGTCGATCACCGCGCCCGAGACCGCGGCCATCGCCCGACTCTCGCCCGACACGTATCCCATGCTGACCCAGACCGCGGCGCAAGCACGAGAGATGTCGGTCGACGACGAGTTCCGCGGCGGCCTCGGGATCGTGCTGCGCGGCTTGGCGATCGAGTGA
- a CDS encoding YHS domain-containing protein: MMTVELFISDETMSAEQQRELAERLLRELTTEPGAPDAVMDKVRELTHVLVRRPEVWATGGPSTVAAPRYLVRVTVPSAWSNNIEFGDHIIPLITRTIAATESDSERLTREPHCVVQIIGLRENCAGTLGRKTTITEITKLMTQDYRDSATAAEAPEGHAIDPVCGMTVDLATADITLSHNGIDYTFCAPVCRKIFAEEHSLDIVH; the protein is encoded by the coding sequence ATGATGACCGTCGAGCTGTTCATCTCCGACGAGACGATGAGCGCCGAACAGCAGCGCGAATTGGCCGAGCGCCTGCTCCGCGAGTTGACCACCGAGCCGGGAGCGCCGGACGCGGTGATGGACAAGGTCAGGGAGCTGACGCACGTTCTGGTGCGCAGGCCGGAGGTCTGGGCCACCGGCGGGCCGAGCACGGTGGCCGCACCGCGCTACCTGGTGCGCGTCACCGTGCCGAGCGCGTGGAGCAACAACATCGAATTCGGCGACCACATCATCCCGCTGATCACCCGGACCATCGCCGCCACCGAAAGCGACTCGGAACGCCTAACCCGTGAACCGCACTGCGTGGTACAGATCATCGGCCTGCGCGAAAACTGCGCAGGCACCCTCGGCCGGAAAACCACCATCACCGAAATCACCAAGCTGATGACCCAGGACTACCGCGACTCCGCCACCGCAGCCGAAGCTCCCGAGGGCCACGCCATCGACCCGGTCTGCGGAATGACGGTCGACCTGGCCACCGCCGACATCACCCTCAGCCACAATGGCATCGACTACACCTTCTGCGCCCCGGTGTGCCGCAAGATATTCGCCGAAGAACATTCGCTGGACATCGTGCACTGA